Genomic window (Saccharothrix australiensis):
GCTCGAAGAACACGTCCCACGCCGCCTGCGCCACGCCCAGCGCCGGCGCGCTGCCCACCGCGGAGGCCGCCGGCGAGAACGGCGCCTGCCACACCGGCGAATCCGCGTTGAGCCGCGAGCGGTGCCTGCCCTCCGCCAGCAGCGGCACCATCGGCAGCACCCTGGCGTCGGGCACGAACAGGTCCTCCGCGACCGTCGTCACGCTGCCCGTGGCGCGCAGCCCGGCCGTGTGCCAGTCGTCGACGACTCCCAGGTCCGACGCGGGCACCGTCACCATCACCGGCGACCGCCCGCCGTCCTCCCCGACCAGCACCGCCGAGTGGACGAACCACGGGCCGTGCAGCACGCCCGAGCAGAACGGCCACCGGCCGTTCAGGACGACACCGCCCGCCGTCGGCCGCGCGGTGCCACCCGGACTGACGCTCAGGCCGATGCCCACGCCCTTCGGGTCGGCGAAGATCTCGTCCTGCGCCTCGTCCGGGAGCAGCCCCACCAGCCAGCAGCCGTTCATCCACGCGTTGAAGACCCAGCCGAGCGAACCGTCGCCGCGCGACAGCTCGGAGATCACCTCGACCACCGTGCCCATGTCCGCCTCGTGGCCGCCGTACCGCGCCGGCACCCGCAGCTTCAGCAGACCCGCGTCGGCGACGCCCTCCAGCACCTCCTCGTGCAGGACGCGGTTCTCCTCCTGCCACGCGGCGTGCTTGCGGATCAGGTCGACCAGATCCGTGGCGCGCCGGACGATCTCGGGCCGCCCCGGCGACTCGGTGGTCTTCATCCGTGCTCCTCGATGAGGTGAAGTGCGATGAAGTGCGAAGGTGTGCCGCTCGCGATGGCGGTGCCCGGCCCCTCGCGCCGACCGTCCGGGCGGGCGCCGACTGCCGCCGGTCAGGACCACCTTGACACGGGGCGCCGGCGGCGACATCTCCGAGATTGCCCAGCGCACCGGTACGCGGTCGGCCTGCGGCGCAGGGAGTTCTCCGAGCCTGGTCAGCCGCGGTGCGGCAGCCTTGGCCAGTCCTGTGTGGACGATCATCCGGGTGGCGGGCGGTCCCGGTGTCCCGCGTGGACCGGGTGCCGGTCCGGCGCGCGGCGCGGAGTCGGGTCCGCTGCTTCTCCGAGCCGATGGGTGGCTTTCCCGTGCCGGGGGATTATTTTTATTCCACACTGAAATCATAGTGAGAATAAATTAACGGTGCGGCGGCCACCGCTGCTGGTGGCGCCGAACATCGTGGCGCGTATCGCGCTCGCCGGACTGCGCGGCCGAATCCGTTGCACGTCAAGGAAGAAGGGCCACGCCAGATCGGACTACGCCAGGTCGAGGTAGCCGCGCTCGACGATCCGCCGCCCGGCCTCGACGTACGCGCCGGGATCCGCCGGCACGACCGTTCCCAGGCCGTCGACGTACCGGTTGTACATGCAGAACGCCGCCGCGATCAGCACGGTGTCGTGGACCTCGACATCGGTCGCGCCGTGCGCCCGCGCCCGCTCCACCAGCTCGGGCGTCACCTTGCGACCCGACTCCCACACCGCGCCCGCGATCCGCAGCAGCGCGCGCAACTTCTCCGAAACCGGCGCGGAATCGAGGTCCGCGCGCACCTGGTCGACCAGCGCCATGCCCTCGTCCAACTGCTCGGCGGCGAACGCCGAGTGGGAGTCGCGGCAGAACGAGCACTCGTTCAACCCCGACACGTAGGCGGCGATCAGCTCGCGCTCGCCCGCGGACAGCGGGTGCGGCCCGCGCAGCAGGACTTCGGCCAACGCGCTGAGCGGTCCGGCCGTCTCGGGCCGGAAGCGCAGCAACCCGGTGATACCGGGTAACGAGGTCTCATCGAGCCCCAGTTCGATGTGTGCCACGCCGCCCAGTCTACGGTCCGGCTCCGTCGAACGGCTCCGCCGCTTGACGGAGCCGGGGCGAGGTGGTCAACGTGCGTTACCGCGCAGTACCAAGAGAGTCGCGCCGGTGGTGAGGCCGAAGAAGACGTGGCCGAAGAGGCTGACCCACTGGTTGTCCCCGACCACGAACACGAGCGAGGTCATTCCCGGATCGACGGTGACGCTCAGCCACAGCGGCATGATCACCAGTGCGCCGAGCAGCCACCAGACGACGCCGTACAGCGCGCTCACGGCGTAGACGGGCACGACCTGGTCCGCGATCCGGCCGCTCAGGAGGCCGAACAGCGCGCCGGCGACGGCCGAGATGACCAGGTGCACCAGGAATCCGACGATGGCGTCGTCGACTCCGATGAGCGAGCCGACCAGGGGCAGCGCGCCCACGCCGGCCATCAGCAGTCCGAACACGACGCCGCCGGCGAGCCCGGCCAGCACCCCGTTCCGGACGCGGGAACCCGACGCGGTGTTCGGTGGGACAACGGTTGTGGCGTGCACGATCAGCTCCTGTGTTGGATTGGCTGTGTTGGATTGGCCCGACTCCGTCGGGCGGCTCGGCCGCCTGGGAGTCGGCGGCTCGCGGGGCGGTTTCCGCCGATCGAAAAGCGTGATCGGCGAAAACCGCGCCACGAACCACCGACGCGGCCTCGCGGGGTGCGAGTGGCGGCGAAGTGAGAGGGAAGTGAGAGGGAGGGAAGGGGAGGGAGTGAGGGCGGGGGTCAGGAAGGGGGCTTGCGGTGCGGGATGGCGTTGGTTTCGGTCAGCCAGCGCACGGTGTCGGTGACCGTGTCGGTGAAGGGGCGGGGTTTGAGGTTCAGGGTGCTTGCCGTCGGGTCTACGCGGACGGCCGCGCCTACGGTCGCGATCGCCCCGTATTCCGCCGGGATGTGCCACGGCCACAGGGGTTGCACCAGGTCCACGAGTCGGCCGAAGGGGGCCAGCAGGGTGGCCGGCAGGAACATCGCGGGCAGTGACCGGCCCGTCGCCTCCCGGACCGCCGCCACGTACTCCGCCGTCGTCAGGTGGTGGCCGGGGCCGAAGTGCCCGCCCGTCACATCCGGGGACAGCAGTGCCGCGTGCAGCGCCGCCGTGTCCCGCACGTCGCCGATCTGGAGGCCGCCGGCCGGCCACAGCGGCATGATGCCGCGCGCGGTGTCGCGCAGCCGGCGGTTCTGGTCGCCGAGCTTGGGGTCGTGCGGCCCGAGGAGAGCGGGCGGGTAGCTGATCACCACCGGCGCGCCCTCCTCCCGGTGCCGCCGCGCGATGGCCTCCGACGCGGCCTTGGTCGCCGCGTAGGGCTCGCGCGTCGTGCCGACCGGTGACCGGTCGCCGATGACCCGCACGCCGGGTCCGAACAGCGCGGCGATGCTGGACACGTGCACGACCCGCCCGACACCCGCCCGGCGCGCGGCGGTGAGCACCACCTCCGTGCCGCAGGCGTTGGTGCGCAGCATCTCCGCGCGCCTGCGCCGGTCGAACGAGTACACCGAGGCGGCGTGCACCACCGCGTCCGCACCGCGCACCGCCCCGGCGACCGACCGCTCGTCGGTCACGTCGCCGACCACGACGTCCAGCGCGCCGGGCGGCACCTCCAGCGGGCGCACGGCGGCGTCCACCGCGCCGGGATCGCGGACCAGCAGGCGGACCCGGTGGCCGGCGCGCACGAGTTCGGACACCGTGTGCGCGCCGACGAAACCGGTACCGCCGGTGACGGTCACCAGCATCGAGCACTCCCCTCGCGATCGGTCAGACCTGGTGGAACGCGCTGCCGTAGAAGAGCAGCGCCCGCGTGCCCGCGCCACGGCGGCAGCCGAGCACCTGCCCGACGAAGATGGTGTGGTCACCGCCCTCGTAGCAGTGCACCAGCTCGCACTCCAGCCACGCCAGCGCGCCGGACAGCAGCGGCGCCCCGCTGTGCGCGCCCTCCAGCCAGTCCACCGCGTCGAACTGCGCGGACCCGTGCGGCCGGCGCTTGTCGGCGAAGTACTTCGCGGTGTCGCGCTGGTCGGCGCCCATGACGGACACGGCGAACCGCTTGGCGTTGCTGATCGCCTCGTGCATCACCGCCGTCCGGGCCACGCAGCACAGCACCAGCGGCGGGTCCAGCGACACCGAGCTGAACGCGTTCGCCGTCATGCCGTGCATGTGCTCGCCGCCGACGGTCAGCACCGTGACGCCGGTCGCGAACCGGGACATGGCGTCCCGCAGCGAGGTCTCCTCCATCGTGGGCGCCGCCTCGTACACGGTCATCCTCCCAGTCCGGCGCGCGCGAGCACCGGGGCCTCGGCGTAGGGCGCGAGCGCCGTGCGCAGGTCCTCGGGCACCCGCGCGGGCACCGTGTCGGTGTTCGGGCCGCGCATGCACGCGATCCGCTGCCTGCCCTTGGCGACCAGGACCTCCTGGCCGCCGGTCACCTTCACGTAGTCGAAGCTGAACTGGATCTGCGTCTGGGTCAGCTCCTCCAGGCGCATCCGCACCGACAGCTCGTCGAACGCCGTGATCTCGGCGAAGAACTCGCACTCGACCTTGAGGGTGAACAGCTTGAGGTCGTCGCGGACCTCCTCCAGCACGGTGGGCGCCTTCTCCTTCAGGAACATCTCCCGGCACCGGCCCTGCCACCGCAGGTAGTTCACGTAGTACACGTTGCCGACGAGGTTGGTCTCCTCGAACCCGACGGTGTGGCGGATCTCGTAGTACGCCGACACGTCAGCCCTCCTTCCCGACGAGCACCGCGAACACCACCGGCTCGGGCCGGTCGTCGACGGTGGTGACCCAGGTGGCGACTTTCGCGTCGCCGGTCGACAGCACGGCCCAGCCGTCCGGGTCCACCCGGTCGACGGTGACCGCCTGCGTGGTGGAACCGGTCTTGCGCAGGCACTCCAGCGCGCACCACACCCGCGTCCCGGCGACGGCGGCCGACTCGCCCGCCTCCGCCACGAGCAGGTCGCGGACGGCGAGCAGGTCCGCGCCCAGCAGCCCGGCCCAGTCCTCCTCGCCGCGCGCCACGGCGGGCTCGACGTCCACGCCGAGCTTCCCGCCCTCGGCGACCGCGGCGAACGTGAGGCCCGCGCCGTGCGACGCCGAGACCTCGAACCCGTCCACCTCCGGCTTGCCGTCGGGCCGGTGGCGCACCGCCGTCGGCCGGTTCAGGGCCCGGCTCACCGCCAGCTCGGTCTGCGCACGCCGTCCGGGTTCGGCGTCGGTCGGGTCGGGCTCGACGACGACCGCGCGGCTGCCGCCCAGGACGCGTTCCAGGGAGCGCTCCAGGTACGGGCCGAGCATGGTCGGCGTCCACGGCCCCGCGCCGTCGCGCCTGCGCACGGCCCGCAGCACCAGGCCCTCCCAGCGCTCGACGAGCCGGCCGTCCGGGTCGCGCACGTCGAGGTCGTAGGTGTAGCTGTCGCCGTCCTGCGAGCGCTCGCGGGCGTCGAGGACCACGTACTCGGCGAGCTGGTCGGCCTGCGCCGCCAGGTAGAGCCGCGACACGCCCTGCGGCAGCAGGGTCGCGTCGGGGACGCAGCACTGGATGGCATGCATCATCACGTCCCGCGTGCCGGGGTCGGCCAGCAGCCGGTCCTGCGGCAGGAACGGGGCGAACCAGGAGGCCACGGACGTCGTCGCGACCTCGGCCACGGCGTGCCGGGCGGCGGCCCGCCGGTAGCCCTGGAGGCGCTGGAACCGCTTGCCCTGGAACAGGACGCCGCCGTACAGCTCGGTGACCGGGTCCACCGGCACGAGCGGCAGCACCGCCGCGCCGTCGACCCGCTCGCCGGGGATCTCCGGCCGCGGGAACCGCAGCCGGGCCCGGAAGTGGTCGGCGGAGAAGCCGGTGTCCTCGGCCCGGATCACCACGTCCACGGTGTCCGCGGTGCGGGCCAGCGCCGCCAGGCGCACGGTCAGCGAGCCCTCCGGGCGCACCACGACGGGCCGCAGGAACTCGACGTCCTCCAGCACCGGCGGTCCCTGGTGCCCGGTCAGCGCGCTCGCCACCTGCGTCATCGCCTCCATGCCGAGCACGGCGGGGAACAGCAGGTCGCCCTCCAGCAGGTGGTCGCCCAGGTACGGGTCGCTGCCGTCGGACAGGTCGGCCTCGGTGACCAGCTCCACGCCGGGGTAGTGCACCAGGACGCGGTCCACGAACCGGGCCAGCGGCAGTTCGGTCCGCTCCTGCTCCAGCGTCGGCAGGCCGGCGGCGCGGCCGGAGACCACCAGCACGGGTCCGGCGGTCGGGTCGGCCAGCACCTCGCGCAGCACGGCGATACCGGCGTCGGTGGAGATCGGCGTGATGCCGTCGCGCATCAGGGCTTCCACGACGCCCAGCCGCTCGCCCATGCCCGCGCCGGACCAGACCGACCACTCCAGGGCCAGCACGCGGGCGTCGGGGTGCCGCTCGCCGAAGTCGACGGTCAGCTCGGTCAGCCAGTCGTTGGCCGTGGCGTAGTGCGCCTCGCCGCGCAGGCCCGCGCGGCCGATGATGCTGCCGAAGGTGACCAGCAGCTTGATCCGGCCACCGTCCACAGCGGACAGCACGTTGCGCAGGCCGGTCACCTTCGGGGCCAGCGTGGCGTGGAAGTCCTCCTCGGACAGGCCGGTCAGCGCCTTGGGCTCGTTGCGGCCCGCGCCGTGCAGCACGGCCGTGACCTCGCCCAGCTCGGCGCGGAACCGCTCGACGGCGGCGGCGACCTCCTCGGCGGAGGTGACGTCGGCCCGCTCGTAGCGGTGCTCGATGCCCGCGGCGGTCATGCGGGCCAGGTTCGCGGCCAGCTCGGCGTCCCGCGCG
Coding sequences:
- a CDS encoding SDR family NAD(P)-dependent oxidoreductase, producing MLVTVTGGTGFVGAHTVSELVRAGHRVRLLVRDPGAVDAAVRPLEVPPGALDVVVGDVTDERSVAGAVRGADAVVHAASVYSFDRRRRAEMLRTNACGTEVVLTAARRAGVGRVVHVSSIAALFGPGVRVIGDRSPVGTTREPYAATKAASEAIARRHREEGAPVVISYPPALLGPHDPKLGDQNRRLRDTARGIMPLWPAGGLQIGDVRDTAALHAALLSPDVTGGHFGPGHHLTTAEYVAAVREATGRSLPAMFLPATLLAPFGRLVDLVQPLWPWHIPAEYGAIATVGAAVRVDPTASTLNLKPRPFTDTVTDTVRWLTETNAIPHRKPPS
- a CDS encoding carboxymuconolactone decarboxylase family protein, with protein sequence MAHIELGLDETSLPGITGLLRFRPETAGPLSALAEVLLRGPHPLSAGERELIAAYVSGLNECSFCRDSHSAFAAEQLDEGMALVDQVRADLDSAPVSEKLRALLRIAGAVWESGRKVTPELVERARAHGATDVEVHDTVLIAAAFCMYNRYVDGLGTVVPADPGAYVEAGRRIVERGYLDLA
- a CDS encoding acyl-CoA thioesterase, giving the protein MSAYYEIRHTVGFEETNLVGNVYYVNYLRWQGRCREMFLKEKAPTVLEEVRDDLKLFTLKVECEFFAEITAFDELSVRMRLEELTQTQIQFSFDYVKVTGGQEVLVAKGRQRIACMRGPNTDTVPARVPEDLRTALAPYAEAPVLARAGLGG
- a CDS encoding flavin reductase family protein; this translates as MTVYEAAPTMEETSLRDAMSRFATGVTVLTVGGEHMHGMTANAFSSVSLDPPLVLCCVARTAVMHEAISNAKRFAVSVMGADQRDTAKYFADKRRPHGSAQFDAVDWLEGAHSGAPLLSGALAWLECELVHCYEGGDHTIFVGQVLGCRRGAGTRALLFYGSAFHQV
- a CDS encoding acyl-CoA dehydrogenase family protein, with product MKTTESPGRPEIVRRATDLVDLIRKHAAWQEENRVLHEEVLEGVADAGLLKLRVPARYGGHEADMGTVVEVISELSRGDGSLGWVFNAWMNGCWLVGLLPDEAQDEIFADPKGVGIGLSVSPGGTARPTAGGVVLNGRWPFCSGVLHGPWFVHSAVLVGEDGGRSPVMVTVPASDLGVVDDWHTAGLRATGSVTTVAEDLFVPDARVLPMVPLLAEGRHRSRLNADSPVWQAPFSPAASAVGSAPALGVAQAAWDVFFERLPERRITFTRYERQTDAPLTHHQVAEAAMKIDEAGFHVRRVARRVDAKTAAGESWTAAERAMSRLDMGAATQLAKEAVDVLKTASGGSSIYADAPIQRIERDVLAINLHGVLHPNTNMELYGRVRCGLEPNTDLL